In Blastopirellula sp. J2-11, a single genomic region encodes these proteins:
- a CDS encoding glucan biosynthesis protein, which translates to MSSPLLHFDARVIRPGWRSGCQWFLALLAIVFCQTQTLADQRLFGVAAGEAAAVSPRFQSLWNAVEKRKFGENAYPIVNYGPLAELGYDEYRKIVYDPDKKQWANSGTAWRLDYFHPGYIFRECIRLNEFQTKEGSAEPIEIDTSLFEYHQGVIDPNHLKGDPICYAGFRLWNHLEAGKPLSEVVAFLGASYFRAVAADTVYGASARGLAIDCGSAKGEEFPVFREFWLEKPTNDQSATFYAWLDSKSATGLYQFTVIPGEWTRIEVRARLLARNDIEKLGVAPITSMWTWGDGQAPPDGQEFRPEVHDSDGLLAESVTGEWLFRPVRNPDTTRLSAFYLPGVKGFGLLQRDRDVKNYKDKEANYHRRPTVWIRPKGAFPAGRIELLEIESPGEWIDNLATFWTPDEPIRCGDVIELAYSIDFGPGDPAEHVGGKVIESRIERQADGGTQFVLTFTGVKPEADPELMIETELPLESRTDVVRQGDRLIATFTTASKPGASREIRACLKDGSDYLSETWSYQCQP; encoded by the coding sequence ATGTCGTCTCCTCTCTTACATTTTGACGCACGCGTTATCCGCCCTGGTTGGCGGAGCGGATGCCAATGGTTTTTGGCCTTGCTGGCGATCGTTTTTTGCCAGACGCAAACGCTTGCCGATCAACGTCTGTTTGGCGTCGCCGCCGGCGAAGCGGCTGCTGTTTCGCCTCGTTTTCAATCGCTTTGGAATGCGGTGGAGAAACGCAAGTTTGGCGAAAACGCCTATCCCATCGTCAACTATGGGCCGTTAGCGGAACTTGGTTATGACGAATATCGCAAGATTGTATATGATCCTGACAAAAAGCAATGGGCCAATAGCGGCACGGCCTGGCGACTCGATTACTTTCATCCCGGCTATATCTTTCGGGAATGTATTCGTTTGAACGAATTTCAAACGAAAGAGGGGAGCGCCGAACCGATCGAAATTGATACGAGCCTGTTTGAGTATCACCAGGGAGTGATCGATCCCAATCATCTAAAAGGGGATCCGATCTGCTACGCCGGCTTTCGGTTGTGGAATCATCTGGAAGCCGGGAAACCCCTTTCGGAAGTCGTTGCGTTTTTGGGCGCGAGTTACTTTCGCGCCGTCGCCGCTGACACGGTCTATGGCGCATCGGCGCGCGGGCTAGCGATCGACTGCGGATCTGCGAAGGGAGAAGAGTTCCCCGTCTTTCGTGAGTTTTGGTTAGAGAAGCCGACCAACGATCAATCGGCGACCTTCTACGCTTGGCTCGACAGTAAGAGCGCAACCGGCTTATATCAGTTCACGGTGATCCCCGGCGAGTGGACACGGATTGAAGTTCGCGCACGTTTGCTGGCGCGCAACGACATCGAAAAGCTGGGGGTCGCGCCGATCACCAGCATGTGGACTTGGGGAGACGGACAAGCGCCGCCCGACGGACAAGAGTTTCGTCCCGAAGTCCATGACTCCGACGGCTTGTTGGCCGAATCGGTCACCGGCGAGTGGCTCTTTCGACCGGTACGCAATCCCGACACGACCCGACTTTCGGCCTTCTACTTACCCGGTGTGAAGGGCTTCGGACTGTTGCAGCGCGATCGCGACGTAAAAAATTATAAAGACAAAGAAGCGAACTATCATCGACGTCCCACCGTTTGGATACGTCCAAAGGGGGCGTTTCCGGCAGGGCGAATCGAATTGTTAGAAATCGAATCGCCAGGCGAATGGATCGATAATCTTGCTACTTTTTGGACGCCTGACGAGCCGATACGATGCGGCGACGTCATTGAGTTGGCGTACTCTATCGATTTTGGTCCAGGCGATCCGGCGGAACATGTCGGCGGCAAAGTCATTGAGTCGCGAATCGAACGTCAGGCGGACGGCGGCACGCAATTTGTGTTGACGTTCACCGGGGTGAAGCCGGAGGCCGATCCCGAATTGATGATTGAGACGGAGCTTCCCTTAGAAAGTCGCACGGATGTGGTCCGGCAAGGAGACCGCCTGATCGCGACCTTTACAACGGCCAGCAAACCTGGTGCAAGCCGAGAAATTCGCGCTTGCCTGAAGGATGGATCCGATTACTTAAGTGAAACATGGAGTTACCAATGTCAACCGTGA
- the mdoH gene encoding glucans biosynthesis glucosyltransferase MdoH, producing MEPSKSKNMILEAAQSVALNNPKASIISIALAVCGLMSWLFLDIAAADGGLGPIDAVTGTFFVLLTGWLGYGIGMSIVGHLLPQPEPVSADPLTPDELAQLPSTAILVPVYNESPRRVAAGVRAMREELAQIGGGETFEFFLLSDTTNPDIAAEEEAVWLEMTSDSFKPSIFYRRRPKNIARKSGNIAEFCERWGGRYRYLIVLDADSLMSAETLVEMVRRMEQDERVALIQVPPRPINGASLLARAQQFAAATYGSGFLRGYRHWCGDAANYWGHNAIIRTRAFVQCCGLPILPGDRPMGGEILSHDFVEAALLRRADWKVRIADDLGGSYEETPGSVLDYLQRDQRWCQGNLQHLNFLVRCPLPLTNRWHLVCGAFSYLASPLWLAFVVLQLTLLLSVSSSGATSLGISAASASLLLLFGTLILLMAPKVLAVTDFIRSTPLESRRPARAIWLDAALETVASTLFAPLLMWFHSQFVIATLRGRRVEWNAQNRGDVNLTWEDAWAVGWKLVVLGSIAAVLIWLVNPTALLWFSPLLASWLGAAPLILVLSSPKLGRWLQSRDRLVIAEESNPCPVMQRQQAYFDLPVPSEDATLERLVRDPHAMAAHIAIAQLSADPLSDLPISELSLSEMTLDQRRELLVDAAKLHQAHAAYWSERLLQDVEARGR from the coding sequence GTGGAACCATCCAAATCAAAAAACATGATTCTCGAAGCGGCCCAATCGGTGGCGCTAAATAATCCCAAGGCGTCGATTATTTCGATCGCGTTGGCGGTTTGCGGATTGATGAGTTGGCTGTTTCTCGATATCGCCGCCGCCGATGGCGGTCTCGGGCCGATCGACGCGGTGACCGGTACGTTCTTCGTACTGCTGACCGGTTGGCTGGGCTATGGAATCGGCATGTCGATCGTCGGTCATTTATTGCCCCAGCCAGAGCCGGTCTCGGCCGATCCGCTGACGCCGGACGAACTGGCTCAATTGCCGTCGACGGCAATTTTGGTCCCCGTTTACAACGAATCGCCGCGACGCGTCGCCGCCGGCGTACGTGCGATGCGGGAAGAACTGGCCCAGATCGGCGGGGGAGAGACGTTTGAGTTTTTCCTGTTGAGCGATACGACCAATCCCGATATCGCGGCAGAAGAAGAAGCGGTCTGGTTAGAAATGACCTCCGATTCTTTCAAACCGTCCATTTTCTATCGCCGCCGACCCAAAAATATCGCCCGCAAGTCGGGGAACATCGCCGAGTTTTGCGAACGCTGGGGCGGGCGCTATCGCTACCTGATCGTCTTAGACGCCGATAGCCTGATGTCGGCCGAAACGTTGGTCGAAATGGTGAGGAGGATGGAACAGGACGAACGCGTAGCGCTGATCCAAGTTCCGCCGCGTCCGATCAATGGGGCGTCGTTGTTGGCTCGTGCCCAGCAATTTGCCGCCGCAACCTACGGAAGCGGATTTTTGCGCGGCTATCGACATTGGTGCGGTGACGCCGCCAACTATTGGGGACATAACGCGATCATTCGCACCCGGGCCTTCGTCCAATGTTGCGGTCTCCCCATTTTGCCCGGCGACCGCCCCATGGGGGGCGAAATTCTCAGCCACGATTTTGTCGAAGCCGCCCTGCTCCGTCGAGCCGATTGGAAAGTACGGATCGCGGATGATTTGGGGGGAAGTTACGAAGAGACGCCCGGTTCGGTGCTCGACTATTTGCAGCGCGATCAACGCTGGTGCCAGGGGAACCTGCAACACTTGAACTTTTTGGTCCGTTGCCCGTTGCCGCTGACGAACCGTTGGCATCTGGTCTGTGGCGCTTTTTCGTATTTGGCGAGCCCGCTGTGGCTGGCGTTTGTCGTCTTGCAGTTAACCTTGCTGTTGAGCGTATCGAGTTCCGGAGCAACGTCGCTGGGCATCAGCGCCGCTTCCGCATCGTTGCTGCTGCTCTTCGGTACGTTGATCCTATTGATGGCGCCCAAGGTGTTGGCGGTGACCGACTTTATCCGCTCAACGCCGCTCGAAAGCCGTCGGCCGGCTCGCGCGATTTGGTTGGACGCCGCGCTGGAGACGGTCGCTTCGACCTTATTCGCCCCGCTGCTGATGTGGTTCCACTCGCAATTTGTGATCGCCACGCTGCGTGGTCGGCGGGTCGAATGGAACGCTCAGAACCGAGGAGATGTGAATCTCACCTGGGAAGATGCTTGGGCGGTCGGGTGGAAGCTGGTCGTACTGGGATCGATTGCTGCGGTCTTGATTTGGCTGGTCAACCCGACGGCGCTGCTCTGGTTCTCGCCGCTATTAGCAAGCTGGTTAGGAGCGGCGCCGCTGATCTTGGTGTTGAGCTCGCCGAAGTTGGGCCGCTGGCTGCAGAGCCGTGATCGCTTGGTGATTGCCGAAGAATCGAACCCCTGCCCAGTGATGCAGCGGCAGCAAGCATACTTTGATCTGCCGGTTCCGAGCGAAGACGCGACGCTGGAACGTCTCGTGCGTGATCCGCACGCGATGGCGGCGCATATCGCGATCGCACAACTCAGCGCAGATCCGCTTAGCGATCTGCCGATCAGCGAACTATCGCTTAGCGAAATGACGCTGGACCAGCGGCGCGAGTTGTTGGTGGACGCCGCCAAACTGCATCAGGCGCACGCCGCCTATTGGTCAGAACGGCTGCTGCAAGATGTCGAAGCTCGTGGTCGCTAA
- a CDS encoding cupin-like domain-containing protein: MSYGNLIDWNKNLHQMETEAITTTHRLVETGLFDDEHLVRILDTHPRDALNVNTMGTDATKTEWKEGDASKLNGEQLLQATKEGRLWLNIRNMLTHHREYADLINGIYDELESKVSGFQALERSANLLVSSPTAIVYYHLDIPINMLWHLRGKKRAYVYPPYDERFVSQATIEDVICGESYEELAYDASYDESAFVCELEPGHMVTWPQNTPHRVTNVEGLNVSLTTEHKTPKAIRRIKLFRANRFFRHQCGYQNLSTATEGVGYNMKMAGFAFVKAYRKLFRKKSGNYAYPVTFELDPMNPTQVREMSAK; the protein is encoded by the coding sequence ATGTCGTACGGCAATCTGATTGATTGGAATAAGAACCTGCATCAAATGGAGACCGAAGCGATCACCACGACGCATCGTCTGGTCGAGACCGGTCTGTTTGATGACGAGCATCTGGTTCGCATTCTCGATACGCACCCGCGTGACGCGCTGAACGTCAACACGATGGGTACCGATGCGACAAAGACCGAGTGGAAAGAAGGGGACGCGTCCAAATTAAACGGCGAGCAACTGCTGCAAGCGACCAAAGAGGGTCGACTGTGGCTGAACATTCGCAACATGCTGACCCATCACCGCGAATACGCCGACCTGATCAACGGCATCTATGACGAGCTAGAGAGCAAGGTCAGCGGCTTCCAAGCGCTCGAGCGTTCGGCCAACTTGCTGGTCTCGTCGCCGACCGCGATCGTCTACTATCACCTCGACATTCCGATCAACATGCTGTGGCACTTGCGCGGCAAAAAGCGGGCCTACGTCTATCCTCCGTATGACGAACGTTTCGTTTCGCAAGCGACCATCGAAGATGTCATTTGCGGCGAAAGCTATGAAGAGCTCGCCTACGACGCGTCGTACGACGAGAGCGCCTTCGTCTGCGAATTAGAGCCAGGGCACATGGTGACCTGGCCGCAAAACACGCCGCATCGCGTCACCAACGTCGAAGGGCTGAACGTTTCGCTGACGACGGAACATAAAACGCCCAAAGCGATCCGCCGCATCAAGCTGTTTCGCGCCAATCGCTTTTTCCGTCACCAGTGCGGCTACCAGAATCTGTCGACGGCGACAGAAGGGGTTGGCTACAACATGAAGATGGCAGGCTTCGCGTTCGTGAAAGCGTATCGCAAATTGTTCCGGAAGAAGTCTGGCAATTACGCCTATCCGGTGACATTCGAGTTGGATCCGATGAATCCAACGCAAGTTCGCGAGATGTCGGCCAAGTAG
- a CDS encoding DUF1080 domain-containing protein, which translates to MQYSRILPAFLLALIVAPLTAANAEQAPNTLSEAEIAEGWLLLFDGETTFGWKSEGKIDWTVDQGVIRASKGDVGQLRTTTQFANYELHVDFRAPAETNSGLFLRTSPQPESPTYGCYELNIAPESNSFPTGSLVGRMKVTPPCVADQWHSFDITADQGTIVVKLDGAEVLKYEDPQYVGLGFIGLQHNQGEIEFRNVKLKPLGMQSIFNGKDLTGWKTYPAMESKFTVTDEGAIHAENGPGQLETEQSYGDFVLRLDAITHAKNLNSGVFFRCIPGDKMMGYESQIHNGYEAEDRTLPIDHGTGAIFRRMKARRVVSDDQKWFTKTLIAQGPHISVWVNGYQVTDWTDQRKLDENPRRGLRIKPGTIMLQGHDPTTDLSFKNLQIVRLPKRWPADRAGDK; encoded by the coding sequence ATGCAATACTCGCGAATTTTGCCGGCGTTTCTGTTAGCGCTGATCGTCGCTCCCCTGACTGCGGCTAACGCCGAGCAAGCCCCCAATACGCTATCTGAGGCGGAAATTGCGGAGGGTTGGCTGCTATTATTTGACGGCGAAACAACTTTTGGGTGGAAATCCGAGGGAAAGATCGATTGGACCGTCGACCAGGGAGTCATTCGGGCGAGCAAAGGAGATGTCGGGCAACTTCGCACGACGACGCAGTTCGCCAACTATGAATTGCACGTCGATTTTCGCGCCCCGGCCGAGACCAACAGCGGCCTCTTTTTGCGAACTTCGCCCCAACCGGAAAGCCCGACCTATGGCTGCTATGAATTGAATATCGCGCCGGAAAGCAATTCGTTCCCGACCGGCAGCCTGGTTGGTCGCATGAAAGTGACTCCGCCGTGCGTCGCCGACCAATGGCACTCGTTTGACATCACCGCCGATCAAGGCACAATCGTCGTGAAACTGGACGGCGCCGAAGTGCTGAAGTACGAAGACCCGCAATACGTGGGGCTCGGCTTTATCGGCTTGCAGCACAACCAGGGCGAGATTGAATTTCGCAACGTGAAATTGAAACCGCTCGGCATGCAGTCGATTTTTAACGGCAAAGACCTGACCGGCTGGAAAACGTACCCGGCGATGGAAAGCAAGTTTACCGTGACCGACGAAGGCGCGATTCACGCTGAAAATGGTCCTGGTCAGTTGGAAACGGAACAGTCGTACGGTGATTTCGTGCTGCGATTAGATGCGATCACGCACGCCAAAAATTTGAACAGCGGCGTCTTCTTTCGCTGCATTCCCGGCGACAAGATGATGGGCTACGAAAGCCAGATCCACAATGGTTACGAAGCCGAAGATCGCACCCTGCCGATCGATCACGGTACAGGAGCGATCTTTCGCCGCATGAAGGCGCGTCGCGTCGTCAGCGACGACCAAAAGTGGTTCACCAAAACGTTGATCGCCCAAGGGCCTCACATCAGCGTTTGGGTCAACGGTTATCAAGTGACGGACTGGACCGATCAGCGTAAGCTGGACGAAAACCCAAGACGCGGGCTCCGCATCAAGCCGGGCACCATCATGCTGCAAGGACATGACCCGACGACCGATCTGTCGTTCAAAAATCTACAGATCGTCAGACTCCCCAAGCGTTGGCCCGCCGATCGTGCCGGCGATAAGTAA
- a CDS encoding cation:proton antiporter, whose product MPPVTPEYYPLYLAGVLGLGIAAQWLAWRLHLPSILLLLAFGFFAQLAGDPDEIIGKELLFPIVSLSVAVILFEGGMSLKLTELRETGGVVLRLVTIGAAVCWGMVGLCAYFVMGFPIELSALVGAVMVVTGPTVIAPLLNYIRPTRKIGSIAKWEGIVIDPIGAVLAVLVYEAVVVTGVNHVFAVAGLAIVKTLVVGLVLGVVSAVTLIFLLRRFWIPDFLHNASILAAILVVFAVSNAVQPESGLLTVTVLGIVLANQKRIPVRHIFEFKENLRVLLISCLFIVLAARISPAEIAMVGWQGLLFLAILIVIVRPASVFLSTIGSGLSWQQKVFLCFMAPRGIVAAAVSSVFAFEIVEEFMHRGADAATIAQAELLAPLTLLVIVGTVTFYGLTAAPVARLLGLASPNPQGLLIAGADRWVRELGKVIQDAGFQVLVVDTNYRNISAAKMAGLPAHCASILSDYVTEEINIGGIGRLLAITANDEVNALACQEFIHLFGRKEVYQLAAWDSGSGRRASVSEHLRGRVLFSEGVDFYVLARRFAAGAQIKKTSLTAEFTYADFLKRYGDSALVLFVIDEGKKLDVRTAESTSTPKPGQSLIALVDPVKPVAEEADAGEEDESPAETESPSSSSASEASAE is encoded by the coding sequence TTGCCGCCTGTAACGCCAGAATACTATCCGCTGTATCTTGCCGGTGTGTTGGGGCTAGGCATTGCTGCGCAGTGGCTCGCCTGGCGATTGCATTTGCCATCCATCTTGCTGTTGTTGGCGTTTGGCTTTTTCGCCCAACTAGCGGGCGACCCAGACGAGATCATCGGTAAAGAACTGCTCTTCCCGATCGTTTCGCTCTCGGTGGCAGTGATCCTGTTCGAAGGCGGAATGAGTCTGAAGCTGACTGAACTGCGGGAAACCGGCGGGGTCGTGTTGCGTCTGGTGACCATCGGCGCCGCCGTTTGCTGGGGAATGGTTGGACTATGCGCTTATTTTGTGATGGGGTTCCCGATCGAATTATCAGCGCTGGTCGGCGCCGTGATGGTCGTTACTGGGCCGACGGTGATTGCGCCGCTGCTGAACTATATTCGCCCCACGCGCAAGATAGGCTCGATCGCCAAATGGGAAGGGATCGTGATCGATCCGATCGGAGCCGTGTTGGCGGTTCTCGTTTATGAAGCGGTCGTGGTAACCGGCGTGAACCATGTTTTCGCCGTCGCGGGGTTAGCCATCGTCAAGACGCTAGTCGTCGGCCTGGTGTTGGGCGTCGTGTCGGCGGTAACGCTGATCTTCCTGCTGCGACGGTTTTGGATTCCCGACTTTTTGCATAACGCGTCGATCCTCGCGGCGATCTTGGTCGTCTTCGCCGTGTCGAATGCGGTGCAGCCCGAATCAGGCTTGTTGACCGTGACCGTCCTGGGAATCGTGCTGGCCAATCAAAAACGAATCCCGGTCCGGCATATCTTTGAGTTCAAAGAGAACCTGCGGGTACTGCTGATCTCTTGCTTGTTTATCGTGCTGGCGGCCCGGATTTCGCCTGCTGAGATCGCCATGGTGGGCTGGCAAGGTCTGCTGTTCCTTGCGATTTTGATTGTGATCGTCCGGCCGGCGTCGGTATTCCTCTCGACAATCGGCAGCGGACTCAGCTGGCAGCAGAAGGTCTTCCTCTGCTTTATGGCGCCGCGCGGGATTGTCGCTGCGGCGGTCTCCTCGGTTTTTGCCTTTGAAATCGTCGAAGAATTCATGCATCGCGGCGCCGACGCCGCGACGATCGCACAAGCCGAACTATTAGCGCCGCTGACGCTGCTGGTGATTGTCGGCACGGTGACCTTCTATGGATTGACCGCGGCCCCGGTCGCGCGGCTGTTGGGGCTCGCTTCTCCCAATCCGCAAGGCTTGTTGATCGCCGGCGCCGATCGCTGGGTACGTGAGTTGGGCAAAGTGATTCAAGACGCCGGGTTCCAAGTGCTGGTGGTCGACACCAACTATCGCAACATTTCGGCGGCGAAGATGGCCGGACTGCCGGCCCACTGCGCCAGTATTTTATCAGACTACGTGACCGAAGAGATCAACATCGGCGGCATCGGCCGACTGTTGGCGATCACCGCAAATGATGAAGTGAACGCGCTGGCGTGCCAGGAATTTATCCATCTGTTCGGCCGCAAAGAAGTCTATCAATTGGCCGCTTGGGATTCGGGATCGGGGCGCCGCGCGTCGGTTTCAGAGCATCTTCGCGGTCGCGTGCTCTTCTCGGAAGGGGTTGATTTCTACGTCTTGGCGCGACGTTTTGCGGCCGGCGCACAAATCAAAAAGACTTCGCTCACCGCGGAGTTCACCTACGCCGATTTCTTGAAAAGGTACGGCGACTCGGCGCTCGTCTTATTTGTGATCGACGAAGGGAAGAAACTCGACGTGCGCACGGCTGAGTCGACGTCGACTCCCAAGCCGGGGCAATCGCTGATTGCGCTGGTCGATCCCGTCAAACCGGTCGCTGAAGAAGCGGACGCAGGCGAAGAAGACGAATCGCCGGCCGAGACCGAGTCGCCCAGTTCCTCCTCAGCGAGCGAAGCATCCGCTGAATAG
- a CDS encoding PilW family protein: MIRTFAHPLARRGLTLVEMLVATTLTLILFFSVAQIFAFLGDTMHDARSTIELSGNLRGLTTTMQTDLDCHTAPGLPWLPVGGNQGYFTVIEGPDRDRDFTTVASVAGDADDIIAFTAYSKDQPFVGLINGQLYRDTDGVLRITEPTGPTDVSPITSHYAEIIYWTEFTPYDDTDGLGTRNADETVTLFRRVLLIRPDIDFRQYANTMGEVREITQLDAFNNYDLSIHPTEQTGAGWQWHTNSLEDLQSRRNRHGSWMIGSITTPGDSVFETETLNSRAVRNFPYPLVPSYLRSFEKMNQIAVAGGVTLRDRTGEDVIMAKVLAFDVKVFDPLAPILVHSAANDIATIPGDASFATLDATFSAAATPVSSVVTNAGTGAFVDLNWKNLTNDPARTTKLYDNGHFHDVPSTKSQLAGQTVVINAQERSPSVASTRNLAMYDTWPMLYEQDGVNQDYVDDGVANNTLAPIDEGSNGIDDDGFHGVDDPAERETAPPYDRPLRGIQITIRAIEDGSRLIRQDTVTANLMTE; this comes from the coding sequence ATGATTCGAACCTTTGCTCATCCTCTCGCTCGCCGTGGGCTCACGCTCGTCGAAATGTTGGTGGCGACGACGTTGACGCTGATCTTGTTCTTCTCGGTCGCCCAAATCTTCGCCTTCCTGGGCGATACGATGCACGACGCCCGCTCGACGATTGAGCTCTCTGGCAATTTGCGTGGTCTGACCACCACGATGCAAACCGATCTCGATTGTCACACCGCGCCGGGACTCCCCTGGCTGCCGGTCGGCGGCAATCAAGGTTACTTCACCGTGATTGAAGGACCGGATCGCGATCGTGATTTCACAACCGTGGCGAGCGTCGCCGGAGATGCTGACGATATCATCGCATTTACGGCTTATAGCAAGGATCAGCCGTTTGTTGGGTTGATCAACGGTCAACTTTATCGCGATACGGATGGCGTTTTGCGAATTACGGAACCTACCGGGCCAACAGACGTGTCGCCGATTACCTCGCACTACGCCGAAATCATCTACTGGACCGAGTTTACTCCGTACGATGATACAGACGGCTTGGGCACTCGTAATGCTGACGAAACCGTAACGTTGTTCCGTCGCGTGCTGCTGATCCGGCCTGATATTGATTTCAGGCAATATGCCAACACGATGGGCGAGGTCAGAGAGATCACGCAGCTCGATGCGTTTAATAACTATGACCTATCGATTCATCCAACCGAGCAAACCGGCGCTGGCTGGCAATGGCATACCAATTCGCTGGAAGACTTGCAGTCACGTCGAAACCGCCATGGTTCGTGGATGATCGGCTCGATTACCACTCCCGGTGATTCGGTGTTTGAGACGGAAACTCTAAATAGCCGTGCGGTTCGCAATTTCCCCTATCCGCTGGTGCCTTCTTATTTGCGATCTTTCGAAAAGATGAATCAGATCGCCGTCGCTGGCGGGGTCACCTTACGCGATCGGACCGGCGAAGATGTGATCATGGCCAAAGTGTTGGCCTTCGATGTGAAGGTGTTTGATCCTCTGGCCCCGATCCTCGTGCATTCCGCCGCCAACGATATCGCCACGATCCCTGGCGACGCCAGCTTTGCTACCTTGGATGCAACTTTCTCCGCTGCCGCAACGCCAGTATCGTCGGTGGTGACCAACGCAGGCACCGGCGCATTTGTCGACTTGAATTGGAAAAACCTGACAAATGATCCGGCTCGTACGACTAAACTTTACGACAACGGCCACTTCCATGACGTTCCATCCACGAAGTCGCAGCTTGCCGGACAAACCGTCGTAATAAACGCACAAGAACGTTCACCCAGTGTGGCCAGTACTCGCAATCTGGCGATGTACGACACCTGGCCGATGCTGTATGAGCAGGATGGCGTCAATCAGGATTATGTCGACGACGGTGTCGCAAACAACACACTTGCACCAATCGACGAAGGTTCCAACGGCATTGATGATGACGGTTTCCACGGCGTCGATGATCCGGCCGAACGCGAAACGGCGCCGCCGTATGATCGTCCGCTGCGCGGCATTCAGATCACTATTCGGGCGATCGAAGATGGCTCGCGTCTGATTCGCCAAGACACGGTCACCGCCAACCTGATGACCGAGTAA
- a CDS encoding DUF1559 domain-containing protein: protein MKFHHNRRAFGLKEIIIVIALLGVVFLMAAPLLLNSRESARRNTCLFRQKLLADALIAYDEDLRELPGYANLLDAAVEPPIDTGWLFPALPYLQSRIYPTPGEMPPPPYLEEFQAYSADGELAGQVPDFTVYEAICPDDAPDEDPEQWGGVSSFVVNSGMPDVPPSGEIPADWAANGIFQNRLHQKKGVAFEQFTLQQISELDGLEMTLLLGENVDAGSWTSSTEADVSFLWSNDADAILGINQQTGQGDGSARFSRLSSYHPGGVNLMFGSGAGKFVNERVDAILFAQMQATDDAQAKVAGSDQLVWPAAKAPAVP from the coding sequence GTGAAATTTCATCACAACCGCCGCGCCTTTGGGCTTAAAGAAATCATCATCGTGATCGCCCTGCTGGGCGTGGTCTTCTTGATGGCGGCCCCCCTGCTGCTCAATAGCCGCGAGAGCGCGCGTCGCAATACCTGTCTTTTCCGTCAAAAGCTGCTGGCCGATGCGCTGATTGCGTATGACGAAGATCTCCGCGAACTGCCGGGATACGCCAATTTGCTGGATGCGGCGGTCGAGCCTCCGATCGATACCGGCTGGCTGTTTCCGGCCCTTCCCTACCTGCAAAGTCGGATTTATCCGACCCCAGGAGAGATGCCGCCGCCCCCCTATTTGGAAGAGTTTCAGGCTTATTCCGCCGATGGCGAACTCGCCGGGCAGGTTCCCGACTTTACGGTTTATGAAGCGATTTGTCCCGATGACGCCCCCGACGAAGATCCCGAACAATGGGGTGGCGTCAGCTCGTTTGTCGTGAACAGCGGCATGCCGGATGTGCCGCCGAGCGGCGAGATCCCGGCCGATTGGGCGGCGAACGGCATTTTCCAAAATCGGCTCCATCAAAAGAAGGGCGTCGCATTTGAGCAATTCACGCTGCAGCAGATCTCTGAGCTAGACGGCTTAGAAATGACGTTGCTGTTGGGCGAAAACGTTGACGCCGGAAGCTGGACCTCGTCGACCGAGGCCGACGTCTCCTTCCTGTGGAGCAACGACGCCGACGCAATCTTGGGGATCAATCAACAAACAGGCCAAGGGGACGGCAGCGCTCGCTTTTCTCGACTTTCGAGCTACCATCCCGGCGGAGTCAACCTGATGTTTGGCAGCGGCGCTGGGAAGTTCGTCAACGAGCGGGTCGACGCAATTCTGTTCGCTCAAATGCAGGCGACCGACGACGCTCAGGCCAAAGTCGCAGGCAGCGATCAGTTGGTCTGGCCCGCAGCAAAGGCCCCCGCAGTTCCGTAA